The sequence below is a genomic window from Bombus fervidus isolate BK054 chromosome 2, iyBomFerv1, whole genome shotgun sequence.
tttgaaacatttatatatttttaaataaaatatcaagttCTAATTTTAAGCAATGCTTCATCAACAACAGTATGAAAGTTTCCAATTTACTGTATCAATATCGTGACAAGTCATCTTGCTAATTTGTCATGACAAATAAAAGAATCGATCTACCTTGGAAGctagaaaagaggaaaaaataaagCGTAATCTAGAACTCGAAATTTATCCTACACTAGCTTTACAATTTGCCTTACATTTACACGGTTATTTCTAGAATTAAGTCTTAAaggaataataaatcaaattatcGATGACCGACTTGCCCATACGATTCTTTGagagaaaacaatttttatttgctaCGGAGCTCGTCGTAGTAAACGTACGACCCAGTAATGCAACGAAACAGTTATAAAAACGCAGCTATAACAACGAACCTTATCTGTTGGAATGCATACACAATTTTCTACTGcctatttttatatgtttgtcTCGTAATGGCCAGAGTACAGCCGCTCGTTGTCAAGTGCTTATCAGAACATTTTGGGATAAGCTAAATTGTTTACTTATGAATCACGGTCAAAAAAGTAGTTTCGATGATTTTCACGCTCTGTTACAGTTTTACGGGAACAGGAAGGACCTAATGCAAGCGCAGGATCAGTTCCGGTGGTGGTCGTCGACGCAGGTGGTAGCGGCGCGTTACATATGGCTACACCAGGAACTCACGAAGGATCCGCATGGAGACACGCACTTTATCAAGCTGCCACTACCTGTGGCCCCGCTTTAGAGCAGCAACAACTCACGCAAGATAACGTGCCTGTGATTCTCGACAAAtgcattaatttcatttatgctCATGGTAAGCATATGTGGAGTGCAGTAGCATAGGCAACAAGTAGAGGAAGATTACCGTTCCATTTTTTAATAGCATTTCAAATCTGCTCGTTACTCTAAGTAATATACTAGTATATTAACTAATATATTACTAGTATATTATATAGCTAGTATATTAACTAATATATTACTAGTATATTATATAGCTAATATATTAACTAATATATTACCAGTATATTATATAGCTAGTATATTAACTAATATATTACTAGTATATTATATAGCTAGTATATTAACTAATATATTACTAGTATATTATATAGCTAATATATTAACTAATATATTACTAGTATATTATATAGCTAGTATATTAACTAATATATTACTAGTATATTATATAGCTAATATATTAACTAATATATTACCAGTATATTATATAGCTAGTATATTAACTAATATATTACTAGTATATTATATAGCTAGTATATTAACTAATATATTACTAGTATATTATATAGCTAATATATTAactaatatattattagtatattatatagcTAGTATATTAACTAATATATTACTAGTATATTATATAGCTAGTATATTAACTAATATATTactagtatattatataactagtATATTAACTTATATCAATTGCTTAAGcatgtaaaataattcttttcgttttatgaaacaaaagaTGTATAAAGTATATGTTAAATTCATATATCTCCCAAGCTCTGTATAtgaataagtatatatataattcttgtataatattatattataatattatattatatattttattttatatgatatatatgaaatttggaaaaaatatgaatttattttattttaatcttccAGGTttcatacatacgtataatatataatatatataataatgtgtatatgtataatatatatatataatagatgcagtattaaattaacttgaaaatatcgaataatgtTAAAGGTATCATGTCGAAGGGCATTTATCGGCAAAACGGATCCAATAGTGCAGTGGTTAAATTATTGAAAGCCTTTCGTCGCGACGCATGGGCGACGCAAATTACGAGGAGCGCATATACGGAACACGATGTCGCCACAGTTCTCAGAAGGTTTCTCCGTGATTTACCGAATCCATTGTTTCCACCTAACATTCACGATCGGCTCTGTCTTACCGCAGGTAAGGACCACTTATTGTCCTTGACTTTTAATGTTCGAACTCGCTCTCTTAACCGGACGTTTTGACAACGAAACAGCATTAAATCGAGAAACCTGAAtacgttgaaattatattatataaaagattaaaaaattaataacacgtaaataaaaaatgttatttaattacgtatACTTTAAAGTATCAATTTTGTTCTTCTAATTGCAGTATGAatgcaataaattattatggACAGAGAAATTGAATCATGTGgatacgtatttatatataaactaaGGATTATGTACATCAGGTGGCCAGGGATACCGATCACTAACGAGGAACACTTGCTATTTTATAACTACAACTATTTTATTCGGCGCAATGATACATATGCTGACTAAGAGTTCGCACGCGAGACTTTCTCGATTGTCGGAGGTTCCCTTTTTGTATGTTAAACGTGCGTGACATACGTAATAACATGGTTCTAAGATAAAAGAAACTAGCATCTTCTTGCAGCTGAGACAAGCGATTTCCAAACGTGTTCGGTTTTGAATATCACTATGCAGTAAAGTTGCACAGCCGTCTTCCAGCGAAGCGATGACCGTTACAATTGATATGTAGTCGATCGTCAAGTGACAATGTTTCACAATAAGCAAATAACATTTTGTAACGGCTGTTCTAATTTCTGTGCATTTCTCGCTTTGCGCTGTAAGCAGTAACGTACACTGACCCGGAATTCCGAACCTTTCgcaaaacaaatttctttgttGCCATCAAAGATTCCTAATTAAAAGATCAAAGtacgaagaatatttaaaactatatgttactttttatttaaaaaaaaaaacgtgtttatttaaataagaagGGAAACGAAACATCTTGTAAAACAGTACATGTAGATAAATCGCCCCTTGTATTCGTTCGTCGTTTGCATATATGTAACTATAAGAAAAATGTCAAGTTGATTCGTGTTCGCATCCACGCGTACTTTCTCACGTGTTAGCTGGTTTTAACAGGAGCCATAATGTTGAATTTCCGGTGCCATTATACACAGATTTAATCGCTCCGCGGTGTCATTTAGTGTACCTACGTATTTTCaccaatttttaataatggCAAAAAATAAGGAAGGAATGTATGTTTTTATATCGAGTAGATCGTAAATCAATAATCATTTACTTtatatctattaaaatttttagaacGTTTCAAGAATGACAAATTAGAATCGTATTTGAAAATGCATAAGAAGTATAGTTAATTAATtgtctatttaaaaaatctttgtCATACAAAACAAagttatcgtcgttgcgcgttctttttttttttttttggttcaACGTTCTCTTTGAAATAGTTTTAATAGCAACGACAATTGACGGTTCCTGTTTGTCTCCCGTGTGTCACGCGTTGAAAGGGGagttatgtattttaatagAGCGATGGAACGAACGTTGAACTCAAATACACAAATTTCTGTACGCGTCTGCAACTTGTTTTTAGTCTGGTGTACAGCGAAACGTCGCGTGAGAATCGCGCGGAGGTCGCCGATGAATCATGGCTTTTCATAACGGGCCTTCAAGCTCCTTAGTGAAAGTAAACACATGTGCTGCTCTGATAAAAATTGCGTACAATCTTTGTTAGTCACTATTAAAGATAACGTGCACTAAAATAGTATCTTGTGCTCGATGTGATTGGGATAATAATCATCGATAAGAAACTAATCGATCtcttatttctttgtatcaAAATATGTCCACTTTGATTAATTCGTCAGCAATCGATTGCTTAATTACGTTGAAACTTATCCATGTCCAAATACATTACGTTCCACAACTGTAATGTTTCGTAGCAATAACtaaattttagttaaattAAGACTGAAATTAAAAGATCGTAATGCTCCATCGTTACAATTATACGACGGGAAATTGTAACGTCGCATAAAAATGATCTTATTCTTTGATCTCTTAACGTACTTAAATTTCAagttaatgaattaattttaaaaacgtgttCTTCCAACTTCTATGTTTCAGAGACCGTCAACGATAACGAACAAGTTTCAGCGTATAGGAAATTATTGTCCACGTTGACTCCAGTACCAGCGGCGACGCTCAGAAGAATTCTTGCTCACCTTTACTGTTTGAGTCAGCAGAGTTCCAAAAATTTGATGACCGGCGAGAATCTTTCCGCAATCTGGGGACCGACGTTAATGCACGCCGACGAAAGCAGCGCGGAAGAATGGAACAGATCCGAGACTAGGGTGATCGGTGACCTGATCAAACTCTATCCAAAGTTATATCAGCTAACAGCTGCGGATATGGCGAAAGAGGCAAAAATTCTGGAAATTCTCGAGAAACATCACGGTTCGAATAATGGTTTACGCGGTGCACCATCGGGTGATCTGAAAATTTggatatatattttctcaagGGACGGGGAATGCATCAATGTGACCGTgagaatttcctttttttatatctaattTTTCCCTTGTCGTTTCATACAGGGTATTTCAAATATTGCTGTTCGGATTTTCGCTTCTCTTCTGTTCgatttaacgataaaaaaggaattttgaaatattatattttttgtttagaGGATTTAAATACGCTATGATTATGAAATAGCCTGTGCGATATCTATACTTTGTTTTTCAGAAGTATATCGTGTTTTTATGAAATGTAAAAGAGAATTATCTTCAAAATGAActaaatatatcatttttctaatataacaATTCcgatatataacaaaaatacagCAGTAGCTCTTcgaaacatatttaatttattctgaATGTTTATTCAAAAAACGTAACGTATGTTTATTTCTATAGATTGGACCACAAAAGACTGCGTTCGACGTGTGTCAAGAACTGGCGGAAAAGACTAACATGTCAGCTCATGAATTGTGTCTGGAGGAATATACATTGTCTGGTGCACTGGAAAGACCACTGCATCATAAAGAGCGTGTCCTCGAGGCAGTGGCAAGGTGGGGATACTGGGACCCCGAGGATAGAAAGGACAATGTCCTCATACTTAAGAAGGACCGACTATACAAGGATATAGCACCACtggtaaatataatattataggtAGTTAGAATACCACATAATGGTTATAGAGTTACACGAGAATAAACTGCATTGAACTGGacaattcattttaattatatcgtgGATTTTAACTTTCTTAAATTCACTGTTACGCTATTATgccaaatttatttatttgtatatattatattcttgtTATGTTTAAAACAATGGCAAAAGCTAATTCGTTCGTCCtacaatatcttttattttcagatgAAACCACCGATGACAACGTCTGGTGAACTTAAATTTGCTGACACaaaatcgaaaaattttaAGAACTACCTCTTCGAATTTAGTCAAGCGAAACTTTATTGTTACAAAGACAGAGTATGCGCGAATGTATTGTACGAGTGGAAAGTAGAAGACATCATTTGGTATTTAGGTCACGAGCCAAAGCGAAATCCACAGACGGGGTAAATGCATTTCCCTTTTTCGATGCGTAACAAACATCTTTTTTACAGAATTATTagacgtatgtatatatttcttattacagATGGTCTATAACATTCATAGCTAAGAATAAAAAGCCAACAAGGtaacgattaaattaaaagtcaTTTCCATgaatcaaaaaattaaaaaaaatatagtcaTGAAATTTCCTTCATATAGCGGAGAATATAATATCATAGACAgcttttaaaaatgttattttaggTGTAAAGAAAGTCCGTACTTTGGAAATACTTTAGCAGGATCGTTAAAAGAGGAACAGCATAAATGGGTAGCAGCTATGGTCTTTGGAGAATATCAGTTAAATGTTCGACCTCCCTCGGTCAATCTCATGGATCCGTGAACGattaacttattttgttaagCTACGCTACTTAGTGCCTTCGTAAAGCAATTATTGTTGTATCATATATAAGTTCTTTCGTCATGAATTCAGTGCCTGTGCTTGCCTTAATGCAAAAGAcaatcttcaatatttttagatGATGATCTATGTATCTATAtcatgataaataaattaataaatgtaatgaaaaaatatgttacaGCATTCCGAAGGTAATAAATATTCTGATCGATGttcgttaaattaaaataatttaaaatatattgtacatttaCACGGGACTTTATAAAACACTTTTGTacgtaattgtattttatgcaaatattgTCAATCatgtaatataacaaattgattatacatgtaattttatcatttttatttttaaataaagaagcAAAATGAATCTCCATTTATACAGAATTATGTTACAACGATCTAAATTATTTAGATATCcccaaaataaaattttttgttaattaaaaatcctgttgagtaaaatttaaattcaagttAAAGATAATCATTTGTAAATAGTTTatgttataattgtaattaatagtATTCAAACATTCGATTCGATCAATCGACTTTTGAACATGCGCAGATCTGACCTACTTTctttcaaaaagaaatatacaatgAGTGTGTAACATTGCCGTCAGGTCATAGATAACGCACGtttagaaaagtaaaaattgaGGAATCACTTTCCATACTaacttttcgaaatatttttatcgttcgttCGAAGCAGAAAAATTTCCGTATGTCATATGTCTTGATAAACAACCACGTGTCTGGAAtttctattgaaattaatCATCGCATTAACATTTAAGTGCGATAATCATTTCAAACATTTCGAagtatattaaacattttattgttAGATACAAATCTAACGAAATACGAACAATTATGAGCAGTTTACATCTTGGAGCTGGTAAGTACAtacttatattatacataccgTGTATTTTTTAGATTTGTACGTCTTCTCTAGTAAAACATGAGTTAAAATGTCaatagttattattatatttttctcctttaaatttatagatttatatcacaattaaaagttttattgcatatatattttatagtaattataaattaataaagtataaaacaGTACTTtcaatatcaataaatataatagctgcttttaaacatttatgtaattatattttgaaaatcttttttaaaggCAGTGATTATTTGCATtccattatattattttattgaatgcAATTTTCATATCGTTACAAACAATTAAGACATTCTCATTCGTGGTTTCAattgtatgaaattataatttaattttattttgtacataattatattgaatataaCTTATAGATTCTCAGAAACCAGCAGAAGTGAAAGGACAAGTTCGTTTGTATGGTATGAAATTTTGTCCTTTTACACATAGAATTCGATTAATACTTTCTTATAAAAACATTCCACATGATACTGTTAATATCAATATCAGGAATAAACCAAAATGGTACTTGGAAGTACGTATATATTCCATAATTTGTTACTTATgtaaaaatcatattattaACTTTGTTTAATATCcatcatatttaataatatttttagattcATCCAGAGGGTAAAGTTCCTGCGCTTGTTGATACCGATGGTAAAGTAATTGTTGATTCATTAGTCATAGCAAATCATTTAGATGAAAAATATCCTGAGCCTTCtttatataatgaaaaaacaaaaactcGTGACTTAGAACTGTTAGATCACTATTCCAAGGTAAGAAAGTTCACCTTACAAATTTTTCCTCTTAGTAAACGATGCTTTAGTAAATAActatttagaatttataaaatgattttaacgaaatagtCGTTTACTTTACCAATGATTTGCCTTTCAGCTTGTTAGTATTTTCTCAAACTGCATTCATAATAATGATAGCAGGCCACTTAAAGAAATTGTCGCTGAATTTTCATCTTTATTAGTAGAGTTTGAAGAGGAACTTAAAACTCGTGGAACTGTGTATTTTGGAggtttataaattaattacagatCACAAATAGTATGAAATGGAGAAATATTgattccattttttattttattaggaGCAGAACCTGGTATGTTAGATATACTTATGTGGCCATGGGTTGAACGACGAAAATCTCTATCTCTCATTTATGGAGAACCTACAAATTTCAATGATGGAAATTTCTCTCATTTAGTAAGTTCAAACATACGTGAAAGAATAATCttgttttttaaaatgtaaattaactttctaaatttattttagatgAAATGGATGCAACAAATGAAGACACAGCCATTTGTACAAGAAAACGAATGTTCACATGAAAAGTTTGCTCAGTTAGTCAAAGATTTGAAAACTGGAAATGTTGATTTCGATAAACTTTAAATCcctcaattattattataatgtgaaattatattacttttgCAATTATGCAATAataagtattttaatttttatatataatatgcacatgtatgtatatgttgaCGCGCAATAATTTAGGTTTTGGAAATAATTATACCCAAGCTTATAAGGTATCATAGtagttatttcattaaatttatcatgattaatatcaaaatatatagaGTAGTGTTTGTTTATAAATAGGAGCAATTACTACATAAATAAGTATGGAACTTTGAGCTTCGTAACTCATGCCTTCGACTATGACAATATACATTTATGAACCTGTTTAAAGTATCAATACTGCTTAGTCAGATATGCTGTGAAAAACATGtgataaatatcataaatacaCTGTTTTGACAAAGCAACTTAAATTTGTTGTCTATAATACTTTGCTGAAATACTTCTATTTTATGTTTGTATgtattatttcactttataACACGAAGATCAAGTCATTCCTTATACagcattttacatatttatatgtttttatacCTGAAAAATGCACTtttgcatatatttatattatatagaaatatagaaatgaaatatagaaaatatagaaatactttGAGATTCAAATGTTAATTTCAGTATATTCTTCATACTCTGTGTatgtaagaaatatattattataaagacAATATGTACAATATTGAGGTATTCAATATTATCATGTATTCACTTCAGCATTGCTAGTACTAGGGACGTCTCAGGAAGACTGAATTTCGTCTATATTTATGTGAGCAATAAATCGTAGCCTCATTTGCAAAGCAGGTCTTAGTCTTCGTATAATACATTCCACTTCGTTCTTCATCATATCCCCGACGAACATGTACTTTATATGGTACCTATTGTAGTTAATATTAAGGTTAATATActcagaataaaaataatagaaatattttgtcaGATAGTTACATCAAAAtaagttgataaaaaaaacATACAGTAAATCACAAACTGGATCCATGTATTTTAGATGAGTTTGAACTCGATCGACTTGTTCAAGCATTTCATATAGACGAACTGTTAATTCCACGACACAATTCGGCCTTTCAGCATTAAATCTTGCTAAAGTAGGTCCAATTAAATGACACGCATATATCAATTGTTCTTCGCTATTTACAACTGGTTGAAGTTTCTCtttaataaatctaaataaaattggattttagtaggttatattataattactaaaaatatatagtattcaaaatttaaacttACTGAGGCATAGTAGTTATTTGTCCAACACCGGCATGATGCCACACAGAATGTGCCAATGCCAGCATATAactgaatttattttctaataaactaTTATGCgtgttattgaaattaaatatttgaaatggaGTTAAATTACTGTAATTCCAATTAGCTAGACCTGGACTGCTAATAGTTGCTACTAATCGATCATGAAGGGCTGACCAATAACACTCTGGTAGAGCAGCCAATAACAAACCCACGCAATTTATCCATAAATGAATTTCATCTGACGGTATCACTGTGTACCTAATAAACTCGAAGTTAGAAAGCTGAAGAACctaagtatataataatatctcaTTGCATCTTACCCTTTCGCAACTACATCTAAT
It includes:
- the LOC139996680 gene encoding pyrimidodiazepine synthase; the encoded protein is MSSLHLGADSQKPAEVKGQVRLYGMKFCPFTHRIRLILSYKNIPHDTVNINIRNKPKWYLEIHPEGKVPALVDTDGKVIVDSLVIANHLDEKYPEPSLYNEKTKTRDLELLDHYSKLVSIFSNCIHNNDSRPLKEIVAEFSSLLVEFEEELKTRGTVYFGGAEPGMLDILMWPWVERRKSLSLIYGEPTNFNDGNFSHLMKWMQQMKTQPFVQENECSHEKFAQLVKDLKTGNVDFDKL